From the genome of Miscanthus floridulus cultivar M001 chromosome 10, ASM1932011v1, whole genome shotgun sequence, one region includes:
- the LOC136485705 gene encoding uncharacterized protein, whose translation MTTVTGSSASRSVAKRLRPELPLIICGKCKQKIVMEYRVKRQGPNKGRVFYKCPDRDWEGNGCDGWYWEEDYATYVQNLGALEVADAADEAIMSRHWMYNADRRSQDFIEGLHYFLGVAEANKRDGFICCPCALCKNLKEYSSSMSLHSHLLKSGFMSNYICWTKHGESGVMMEEGEGEDLDIDDIIAQYGAFDDTTMGGDEEEVAVEDDLGDALGDAIRDAQQEWESEKEKVKLERMLEDHRKLLYPMAEEGQKKLGTTLELLQWKAKNGVSDKAFGNLLNLIKKMLPKPNELPTTTYEAKKVVCPLGLKIQKIHACPNDCILYHGNEYENLDECPVCKASRYKIRRDDPGDVEGEQRPRKKIPAKVMWYAPIIPRLKRLFRNKDHAKLLRWYKEDRKVDNMLRHPADGSQWRAIDREFSEFANEVRNLRFALSTDGMNPFGQQSTSPRQPGNDIDVYLKPLVEELLVLWNKPGVRVWDEYKQEHFDLRAMLFVTINDWPALSNLSGQTNKGYNACTHCFDDLDSIYLKRCRKVVYLGHRRFLPLNHQVRKKGKHFKGKPDHRKKPHNRTGEDVLAMVKDVKVVFGKGQGSESVPKDANGHAPMWKKKSIFWELPYWQVLETGDGRHYLSPASYTLSKEERDSMFECLSSIKVPSGFSSNIKGIINVPDKKFLNLKSHDCHVLMTQLLPVALRGILPPHVRLATVKLCAFLNAISQKAINPVELATLQNDVVQCLVSFELVFPPSFFNIMTHILVHLVKEISILGPVFLHNMFPFERFMGVLKKYVKVRSKPEGSIAQGYGTEEVIEFCVDFIPDIAPIGVPESRHEGRLSGKGTLGKKTYIGMEDDYFNKAHYTVLQNSSLVHPYIEIHKEFLRSKQPSWHILTYQGYEINGNTFYTVAQDKRSTNQNSGVRIDGTDPNGNIQTYYGRIEEIWELDYAPNFKVPLFRCQWVKLTGGGVTVDKEYGMTTVDLNNIGYKEEPFVLAADVSQVFYVKDMSTKSKRGKNEDINSMINEPKRHIILSGKINIVGIEDKSDMSEDYERNVRIPPFIVKKDPSIMLNDEDTPWLRQDHNQGSYVKKKFTVVPA comes from the exons atgacaactgttactggatcctcggcctctcgttcggttgcgaaacgactgaggccagaactccctctcattatctgcggcaagtgtaagcagaagattgtgatggagtaccgagtcaagagacagggacccaacaagggtcgtgttttctacaagtgcccggatcgcgat tgggagggcaatggatgcgatggttggtactgggaggaagattatgctacatacgtgcagaatttgggtgcgcttgaggtagcggatgctgctgatgaggca attatgtcacgccattggatgtacaatgccgatcgtcgctcccaagactttatagagggcttgcactatttcttaggtgtggccgaggcaaataagcgggatggtttcatatgctgtccatgtgccctatgtaagaatttaaaggaatattcaagctcaatgagtcttcattcacatttgcttaagtcaggtttcatgtcaaactatatatgttggactaagcatggagaaagcggggtcatgatggaagaaggtgaaggagaagatttagacattgatgacattattgctcagtatggtgcctttgatgatactacaatggggggagatgaagaagaggtagcggtagaagatgatctcggtgatgctcttggcgatgccattcgtgatgcacaacaagaatgggaaagtgaaaaagagaaagttaagttggagcgcatgcttgaggatcataggaagttgctatacccgatggccgaagaggggcaaaaaaagctgggtacaacactggaattgctacagtggaaggcaaagaatggtgtatccgataaggcatttgggaatttattaaacctcataaagaagatgcttccgaagccaaatgaattgcccaccactacgtacgaagcaaaaaaggttgtctgccctttgggattaaaaatccagaagatacatgcatgtcctaatgactgtatcctctaccatggcaatgaatacgagaatttggatgaatgcccggtatgtaaagcatcgcggtataagatcaggcgcgatgatcctggtgacgtcgagggtgaacaacgtcctagaaagaaaatccctgccaaggttatgtggtatgctcctataataccacgcttaaaacgtttgttcagaaataaagaccacgcaaagttgttgcggtggtataaagaagaccgtaaggtagacaatatgctgagacacccagctgatgggtcccagtggagagcgatagatagagaattttcagagtttgcaaatgaggttagaaacttaaggttcgccttaagtacagatggtatgaatccttttggacagcagagcacta gtccgaggcaacctggcaacgatattgatgtatatctgaagccattagttgaagaacttctagttttatggaacaaaccaggtgtacgtgtctgggatgagtacaaacaagaacactttgacctacgagcaatgttgttcgtaaccatcaatgattggcctgctttaagtaatctttcaggtcagacaaacaaaggatataatgcatgcacacattgttttgatgaccttgacagtatatatttgaaaagatgtcgaaaggtcgtgtaccttggccatcgtcgattccttcctttgaaccaccaagtaagaaagaaagggaagcattttaaaggtaagccagaccaccggaagaagcctcataaccgaaccggggaagatgtactcgcaatggtcaaggatgtgaaagtagtatttggaaagggacaaggcagtgaatctgttcccaaagatgctaatggacatgcacccatgtggaagaagaagtccatcttttgggagctaccctattggcaagtcctagag acaggtgatggacgtcattacttaagtcctgctagctacacgcttagcaaagaagagagggacagcatgttcgaatgtctaagcagcatcaaggtcccatcgggattctcctccaatataaagggtataataaatgtgccagataaaaaattcctaaacttaaagtcccacgactgccacgtgcttatgacgcaattgcttccagttgctttaagaggaattctacctccacatgtacgtctagccaccgtgaagctatgtgcatttctcaatgcaatttctcagaaggcaatcaatccagtggaactagctactctacagaacgatgtggttcaatgtcttgtcagctttgagttggtgttccctccatccttctttaatatcatgacacacatcctagttcatttggtgaaggagattagtattcttggacctgtgttcttacataacatgttccccttcgagaggtttatgggagtcttgaagaaatatgtgaaagtccgttctaagcctgaaggaagcatcgcccagggctatggaacagaggaggtcattgagttctgtgttgactttattcctgacattgctccgattggcgttcccgaatcacgacatgaggggagactcagtggtaaaggaactttagggaagaaaacatatattggcatggaagacgattatttcaataaagcacactacacagttcttcagaactcgtcattggtgcatccgtacatcgagatacataaggagttcttacgatccaa gcagccatcgtggcatatcctcacgtaccaagggtacgagataaatgggaatacattttacacagttgcccaagataaaaggagcaccaatcaaaatagtggtgttcgcatagatggcacagatccaaatgggaatatacaaacatattatggccgcatagaagagatatgggaactagactacgcacctaattttaaagtccctttgttccggtgccaatgggtgaagctgaccggaggaggggtaacagtcgacaaagagtatggaatgacaacagtggacctcaacaatattggatacaaagaggaaccattcgtccttgctgccgatgtgagtcaggtgttctatgtgaaagacatgtctacaaaatcaaagagaggaaaaaacgaagacatcaactcaatgatcaatgagccaaagcgccacataattctttctgggaaaataaatatagtaggaattgaagacaagtcagacatgtccgaagattacgaaagaaatgtccgaattccacccttcatagtgaagaaagatccaagcatcatgttaaatgatgaagacactccatggttacgacaagatcataaccaagggtcatacgtcaagaagaaattcactgttgtgcccgcatga
- the LOC136486363 gene encoding disease resistance protein RGA2-like, with protein MAVVLDALASYLQDMLLEMAKEEVHLLLGVPDEIKKMGMKLGDLKRFLADADKRNISDESVKSWVRELRNAMYDATNILDLCQLKAMERGRSCDMGCFNPLLFCMRNPLHAHDIGNRIKSLNERLDDIEKRSKTFNFINLASYEDNTKKVESSLRARRETTGGDELGVVGEKIEEDTRNLVDLLTKKDKNVHEHKNVMVYAIVGVGGIGKTTLAKKIFNHDSIKQEFQKRIWLSVNQEFSDVDLLERAITGAEGNHQAPRNTKDTLEQTLKEAVEGCKTLLVMDDVWDHHAWEKVLEPPLINSLARGSRVLVTTRHDTVARGMIAEVPYHHVDKLEEEDAWSLLKKQVVGNENNDEPKVDALKDIGMSIIAKCDGLPLAVKVIGGLLRQKNIRRSDWKNVLNDSTWSVSQMPEELNYAVYLSYQDLHPELQSCFLHYALLPKSMVFVYDLIVAMWIGEGFLHGNSRDLEVLGKEYYDQLIARNLLEPAQGYIDQTVCNMHDVVRSFAQYLTRDEALIAHKTEPGHTNNINPQNVIRLSLKSKESESNELEWSSLQAHISLRTLILVGETKINPGDSLSSFPCLRTLHIEDGNFDALSESLVQLKHLRYLCLDGTDTSRLPKKIAKMKFLQCIDLSYCGSLTKLPVGIGKLRQLRYLNLLGSGINNIPRGLVSLTNLRILKGFPAHVEGDWCSLEELGPLNQLMRLRINGLENVSSSSFAIKARLGEKVRLSYLWLECTSSSGGAHRLVKLEEQQHMEKVFDELCPPPCLENLTIKGYFSQRLPRWMTSTAIVSLGCLRILFMEDLPYCTELPDGLFHLPSLEFLQIISAPAIEHVGPEFLLPHHHEHPSALENFGSDLKINVSGCHGLERISNLPNLQDLGIIRCPELKVLEGLPALHRLTLVDYDMETLPGYLKDVNPRDLRLHCDISLLASIAEGESGPEWDKFCHIKQVNAYADDDDNNIRRKWYVKYTRDPFSFKTNISPSADASGDETEEVLLDKVEQV; from the exons ATGGCGGTGGTACTGGATGCTTTAGCATCCTACCTCCAAGACATGTTGTTGGAGATGGCTAAAGAAGAGGTGCATCTGCTCTTAGGTGTTCCCGATGAGATAAAAAAGATGGGGATGAAGCTTGGGGACCTTAAGAGGTTCCTCGCCGATGCTGACAAGAGGAACATCAGCGACGAGAGTGTGAAATCATGGGTGAGAGAGCTTAGGAATGCCATGTATGATGCTACCAACATCCTTGATTTGTGCCAGCTCAAGGCGATGGAACGGGGTCGAAGCTGTGATATGGGCTGCTTCAATCCCTTGCTCTTTTGTATGAGGAATCCTCTCCATGCTCATGACATCGGTAATCGCATAAAAAGTCTTAATGAGAGGCTAGATGACATTGAGAAGCGTAGCAAAAccttcaacttcattaaccttgcaTCTTATGAGGACAACACAAAAAAGGTAGAATCCTCCCTTCGCGCTAGGCGTGAGACAACAGGGGGGGATGAGTTAGGTGTGGTTGGTGAGAAGATTGAGGAGGACACAAGAAATCTTGTGGATTTGCTCACGAAGAAGGACAAAAATGTACATGAACACAAAAATGTTATGGTTTATGCTATTGTGGGAGTAGGAGGGATTGGCAAAACCACCCTTGCCAAGAAGATCTTTAATCATGACTCCATCAAACAAGAGTTTCAAAAGAGAATATGGTTGAGTGTCAATCAAGAATTTAGCGATGTTGATCTATTAGAGAGAGCAATCACTGGAGCAGAAGGAAACCATCAAGCACCAAGAAACACAAAGGACACACTAGAGCAAACCCTTAAGGAAGCCGTGGAGGGGTGCAAGACCTTATTGGTGATGGATGATGTTTGGGACCACCATGCATGGGAGAAGGTGCTCGAGCCTCCATTAATAAACTCACTTGCTCGTGGAAGTCGTGTTCTCGTAACAACGAGACATGACACGGTCGCTCGAGGCATGATAGCGGAGGTGCCCTACCACCATGTCGACAAACTAGAAGAAGAAGATGCCTGGTCTTTGCTCAAGAAGCAG GTGGTTGGAAATGAAAACAATGATGAACCAAAGGTTGATGCATTGAAGGACATTGGAATGTCGATTATAGCAAAATGTGATGGTTTGCCTCTCGCAGTCAAAGTAATAGGAGGCCTTCTCCGCCAGAAAAACATAAGGCGAAGCGACTGGAAAAATGTCCTAAATGATTCTACATGGTCAGTATCTCAAATGCCTGAAGAGCTAAACTATGCAGTATACCTTAGCTATCAAGATTTGCACCCAGAGTTGCAGTCTTGCTTTCTGCACTACGCCCTCCTCCCCAAGAGCATGGTGTTCGTATATGACCTTATTGTTGCCATGTGGATTGGGGAAGGATTTCTTCATGGAAACTCACGTGATTTAGAAGTATTAGGAAAAGAGTACTATGACCAACTAATAGCTAGGAACCTTCTAGAGCCGGCTCAAGGGTACATAGACCAGACAGTTTGCAATATGCATGATGTTGTTCGCTCGTTCGCTCAGTATTTGACAAGAGATGAAGCATTGATAGCTCACAAAACTGAGCCTGGCCATACCAATAACATTAACCCACAAAATGTTATTCGGTTATCACTAAAATCCAAAGAATCAGAGTCAAATGAGCTAGAGTGGAGTTCTCTACAAGCACATATATCACTGCGAACACTTATTTTAGTTGGGGAAACAAAGATCAACCCAGGTGATTCACTGTCATCTTTTCCTTGTTTGCGGACCCTACATATAGAAGATGGAAATTTTGATGCATTGTCTGAATCCTTGGTCCaactcaaacacttgaggtatttGTGTCTAGATGGCACTGACACATCTAGGCTGCCAAAAAAAATAGCCAAGATGAAATTCTTGCAGTGCATTGACCTTTCTTACTGTGGAAGTCTGACGAAGCTTCCTGTGGGCATTGGAAAGTTACGTCAGCTGAGGTATCTAAACCTTCTTGGCTCAGGTATAAACAATATACCCAGGGGTTTGGTCAGCCTAACTAATTTGAGGATATTAAAGGGGTTTCCAGCCCATGTGGAGGGTGATTGGTGTAGTTTGGAAGAATTAGGACCTCTTAACCAGCTCATGCGTCTTCGTATAAATGGCCTGGAGAATGTATCTTCTTCCTCATTTGCAATAAAAGCCAGACTTGGTGAAAAGGTGCGCCTCAGCTATCTGTGGTTAGAGTGCACTAGTAGTAGTGGAGGTGCTCACCGGTTGGTGAAACTGGAAGAGCAGCAACACATGGAGAAGGTGTTTGATGAGCTCTGCCCTCCGCCTTGCTTAGAAAATCTTACAATCAAAGGGTACTTTAGTCAACGACTTCCACGGTGGATGACGTCGACAGCAATTGTGTCCCTTGGATGCTTGAGGATTCTATTCATGGAAGACTTGCCTTATTGCACAGAGCTACCTGATGGCTTGTTCCACCTCCCCAGCTTGGAGTTCCTACAGATTATAAGTGCCCCAGCCATCGAGCATGTTGGGCCAGAGTTCTTACTACCACACCATCATGAGCACCCAAGCGCTTTGGAAAACTTTGGTTCTGATTTGAAAATTAATGTGAGTGGATGTCATGGACTAGAGAGGATCAGCAATCTGCCAAATTTGCAGGACCTCGGGATCATAAGATGCCCAGAGTTGAAGGTACTAGAGGGTTTGCCTGCACTTCATAGACTCACACTGGTGGACTACGACATGGAAACACTCCCTGGATACTTGAAGGACGTAAACCCAAGGGATTTGCGTCTACACTGTGACATCTCCCTGCTCGCTTCCATAGCTGAAGGGGAATCTGGCCCTGAGTGGGACAAGTTCTGCCATATCAAGCAGGTCAATGCATATgcagatgatgatgacaacaacatTCGAAGGAAGTGGTACGTGAAGTACACGAGAGATCCTTTCAGCTTCAAGACAAACATCAGCCCCTCTGCCGACGCTTCAG GGGATGAAACAGAGGAGGTGTTATTGGACAAAGTGGAGCAAGTTTGA
- the LOC136488206 gene encoding putative aldehyde oxidase Art an 7 has translation MPKPRSLLLHLLLIASCIANAAGADDAPSQEPTTPSSSFQGEWQLLHASIGVSAMHMQLLPGDFILMFDRTDTGPSNISLAALAPCAATADGADRTAQSCSSGALLPNGTLLQTGGFSNGDRIARLISPATGWVELPSFLAARRWYATDMILPDGHVLILGGRRQSNLEYFPHADDVAPAQALTFFPFMDETTEPDAENILYPFGRSSTSYLTALSVFANDRAVDFDPYNRVLRSDGSQPSHAACRGTTRHVAHIRLCPDAHMSFLVWPYDFLEQMDENLKSVTF, from the exons ATGCCCAAGCCAAGATCCTTgcttctccacctcctcctaatCGCCAGCTGCATTGCCAATGCCGCCGGCGCCGATGATGCCCCGTCGCAGGAGCCCACCACACCGTCCTCGTCGTTCCAGGGAGAATGGCAGCTCCTCCATGCGAGCATCGGCGTCTCGGCGATGCACATGCAGCTGCTGCCGGGGGACTTCATCCTGATGTTCGACCGCACCGACACGGGGCCCTCCAACATCTCGCTGGCCGCGCTGGCGCCGTGCGCGGCCACCGCCGACGGCGCCGACCGCACGGCCCAGTCG TGCTCCTCGGGGGCGCTGCTCCCCAACGGCACGCTCCTCCAGACCGGCGGCTTCTCCAACGGCGACCGCATCGCGCGGCTCATCTCCCCGGCCACGGGATGGGTCGAGCTCCCGTCGTTCCTCGCCGCGCGGCGGTGGTACGCCACCGACATGATCCTCCCCGACGGCCACGTGCTCATCCTCGGCGGGCGGCGGCAGTCCAACCTCGAGTACTTCCCGCACGCCGATGACGTGGCGCCGGCGCAGGCGCTGACGTTCTTTCCGTTTATGGACGAGACGACGGAGCCCGACGCCGAGAACATCCTGTACCCTTTCGGCCGTTCCTCCACCTCCTACCTGACGGCACTGTCTGTCTTTGCCAATGACCGTGCCGTCGACTTCGACCCATATAACCGTGTGCTCCGCTCCGATGGCTCCCAGCCGTCCCATGCGGCGTGCCGAGGAACTACCCGTCATGTGGCTCATATCCGGCTTTGCCCAGACGCGCATATGAGTTTCCTAGTTTGGCCGTACGATTTCTTAGAACAAATGGACGAAAACCTAAAAAGTGTTACCTTCTGA